In Cyprinus carpio isolate SPL01 chromosome A5, ASM1834038v1, whole genome shotgun sequence, the sequence TAGTACCTGAGATTATCATTGTCATAGTTTGTATGTTGTTGCTCCAGCCACAATGTCGCAGAAATAGaaaccatttctaaaataaaaattttgtgcCACGTTGTATAATGTGCAATTAGGACATGGTGTAAGATGAGGATTTAGAAGTAGTATTTTGTTGGGGTTCATACCACAGTAAAAAAAGGGTCTAGCGTCACCCTTGGTTGGGATCAATCCAGCAACTTCTCAGTTAGCACCAGCCCTGAGCCTTTCAATTTCAACATCCTACTCTTCCCTGTTGGAATTTCTATAAATGGGCCATAATGTATAGTGCGCTTCCTAAAAACTCACCTGGCTGTTGTCCAAAGCCGAAACCAGAGGAGGATGCTGTGGTGGTGTTGCTGCCAAACATGGATCCCTGGCCAAAGCCTGAGCTGGACTGTCCAAAAACAGGAGCGCTGCTCTGGCCAAAGAGCCCAGTGCCAGTACTGGCTGCGGAGCTGGTGGCACTGGCTCCGAAAGAGAAGGAGCTGGCACTGTTTGTGCTAGAGGATCCAAACAGTCCTCCTCCTCCGCTGTTTGTGACTGATGTGGTGGTGGCTGCCACCGGCTGCCCAAACCCAGAACTTGCGCTAAACGCCGGCTGACCAAAAGTAAAGCTGCTAGCAGAACCAGAGGCCGCAGGCTGGCCGAAACCTGTACTGGGACTCTGTCCGAAGGCAGGCTTTCCAAAGCCAGAGGTGGTAGAATTGGCACCAAAGACAGTAGACCCAAACACTGTGGTCGGAGCGGCAGAAGTGGGCTGTCCGAAGACTGGGGTTGGAGCTGCACTTGTGGTGATGGCTGCAGATGGGGCAGAGGAGGCTGCTGAAGTGACGACACTGGTGAGATTTATGGCTCCAACAGTCAGACTGTCTGTGCCACCCGAAGGTGGGGCGAAGATTGAACCTGGTTTCTCGGATGTTGGAGCTGAGGATGGGGTGGTTGCTGGTGTCTCTTGGGGTGCAGGAGTTGTTATGGAAGTGCTGGTGGTCTCAGGGGCAGGATCAAAGACTGGTTCTGCTGCAGGAGGCTCGGAGACAGGCGCTGGTGTCTCGGATGGTGGGGTAACTGATGGAGATGGTGTGGAAGAGACCTCAAGAGTTGGAGGAGTTGGGGGGTTGTTGGAAGGTGCTGTAGTGGGCTCAGTACTGGTGGGAGCAGCGGCTTCAGTGACCGGTATGGCTGATGGAGCACTTAAGGTTGGTGGTTTAGGACTGGGTTCTGCTGGAGGTTCCTTAGATTCAGTATCAGCGGAGGGAGCCGGCTCAGCTGAAGTCATCGTTTCTGGCTGGAGGGACTTTGTTGGAAGAGTTTGCGTCTCTGATAGAGGTGCTCGCAATAGACTGCCGAAAGAAGTGGCAGCTGTTGGAAAGGAAGATGTCGAGGGAATGGTGAAACTTGGAGCAGTTCCCTCCTGTGGTTTAAAGGAGAACGTAGATGAGCCAAATCCTTGTGCCGTAGTAATCTTAGGAGCCTCTGCTGCAGTGCCTGTTAATTCTGATGAATTTCCAGTTTCTGCAAGCTTGATTTGTGCAGAACCGAAACCAAATCCTGTAGATCCATTGCCAGGTTGTCCAAAAGTGAAACCCAAGGTGGTCTTGAGGGCTTCCTTTCCTTCCTCACTTTGGCCCACTCTTAAGCCAGAAAAGGAGCCGAGAGTTTCTCCAGCATTGCCCTGGGGTTTGGGAGCTTGAGGGAGTTTAGATGGTTCAGGAGGTGGTGTAGAGGAGCTCACGCTCTGTGCGGGAGATGACAGTTTTGAAGCAAAGGAAAACGGCTCCTCAGACCCCACAGGACCAAACGTCATATTTGTTCCCGTGCTGCTTGCAAAAGAGAACTTGCCTGGTAGGCCAGAACTCTTTGCTATTTgcaaaaggaggaaaaaaaaaaaaattactaagaGAGCCCAATACCAATAAGCCAATGTGACCAATAAGCCACTGGAAGGTCCAGAACCTGCAGAATTTTACATATTCTGCACTGGATTTGAGGGATATCTGGGGGAATTGTGCTAAGTGGATTTTAGCATGGGTATCATCAAATTAGCAAAAGGTGCAGAGGATGACAGCAGTCTAAAtctgtggttctcaacctttttgactcctaGGGCCCCCATTGGCCAAAACAATAGTCCAAACCTGACTGGCCCTTATttaatttacagaaattaatCAATTTTTTCAATGATTTAATATTCAATTTCAAATTATTCAGACAATTCAAAGATTAACATAAGGAactaaagtaataataattaatataaataaaaaacttaattttagaaTTCCATAAGTTttcttgatttttagttttatgttatttaaaagattgttttgtcttcatttaaaaaatttcaggTTATTTTGAGGCCTATTCGGAAGCTTGCTAAAGCCCtcggttgagaaccactgctctaaattATGTGGACATTTCTGCAGATTCTTTCAGGCCCTCCTGGCCACTGGAATGGCACTTAAAACTTTGACATTTTCTAACCACAAGCagtgttaaaaactaaaatagtaagTAACATTAAATATTTGCCTTTCTAAATGACCGGAGACACATGGAGATCATACCTTGAGTGTTGCTGGTGTCCTGTGATGGAGGGGCGAAACTGAACCCTGATGACCTGTGAAACAGCAGATTCTGTCTCTAAACCACATACTGGTGTTCATATTCATATGCAAACAATATAAAAGACATGCTTAATATTCCAGTAGATcaaaagtagggatgcaccgataccacttttttcaGAACGAGTCCGATACCaatgctttcatttttggtattcgccgataccgatacctgtattttcacagcatttgtcatttttacaaatattgggtacaaagacaaaataataataattataagaagaAGAATTATGTTAGTTGGCTTCATTAAGCAAACAGatatttccttcagttatttCCACACTTAATTATAcctgttaaaatgtattgtttaggcttttgttactttcactgttcattttaatggcgcattagagctgctccattgcagcaGCTCAATACtgtaatcataaaatattttCCTAAAATAATACAGGGAACCACTCGTTATACATTATACAAGTACGCCCGTACTATTTTGGTGATGTAATTTGCGCAACGTACGCAGACCCTCACGTacgaataaaaaacataattttagagCAACCTAAACATGCGCAGTGCGCACACGTTTACATTGGTACAGGAGACACTTCTACCCTAGCGCATTTCACACAGTCTGCTGGTTTCACTTGTGCTTTAATTGTGTATGCTTgacgtttaaaataaatgttgtttatagtgaatgcccctgtaatttttgtttgttttatatttacaatttatttttaatacaaatgcatGTGCTAGGAGCGAACAGCAATCAAGATCATGCAACAGAAGTGCTTGCTCTGACTCGCTCTCATTCTCCTTACTGTCAGATAACTTTAATAACTTGTGCACtgttttgcttgcttgcttttgaCATCTGACTGAACTtcaaactttccagtgatgtctGTGAGATATTCACTCAACAAGCTCTTGCACATCAGCTATACAGGCGTgaatactgaatgtttaacattagcCTATATTAATAACATGTACTTCATAgacatccttaatctctaataactccattcaactctgttgttctgttgtcagtgttttttttctggacacAGCTCTGTTCACACGCTGTGTAATATCAGCTTTTGGTATCGCAGCATTTTTACGAGTACGAGTACAGGAGTGCAGTATCGCGCCTGATACCAATACcagtatcggtgcatccctaatcaGAAGTGCTGCTTAAGAGCCACTAACATATGGAGTAGGATCAGTAAGTGCACAAATCCGTATAAATAACAGACTAGATCAAAGATAACCCATAACTAGATAACTCATAATAGTCTCATAAGTCAATAACAACCATGAAAACCTGTATTGAGATGAAGGTGGTCACTGTAATGAGGTTTAGTAACTCACTGAGCAGTAAATGAAAAGCCCTTTGAGTTCTTCTCACTGATGGATGAAGATGCTCCTGCGTCAATTTTAGCAGCTCCACCTGTAGCAGCCCACACAGAAACAAGCTCATTACGACACTCAAAGCAGCATTACTCCACAGGTAATGGAGTACAAAGTAGTGCAGCGCTAATCTATTTAGCATTTATTCTACTTTATACTGAACAATCTGTACTACTGTGGGAACTCAGTCACACTCACCAAACACAAAACTACCTGATGTGGTCTGCGCCGTACCTGCCAGCGGCGATGAGACGCTTAACGCACCTTGAAAGGAATTCTGCAAGTAAAAACAATGGTTACACCAAACAACAGACGTTTGCTCACTCTGgagatgttgtgtgtgtgatttgtaagAGGAAATCATTGTTACAAACACTGAATTCTGTCAAAAAGCAGTTTGGAGTTTCAGTGTAACTGTAATGTTGTGATTGGTGTTTTGGAGCAGCTCATGTGCGACTTACTTTATTGGCCCCCGCTGTCGCCAGAACCTGCTGAACCACCTGAGCCGCTGGTGCTGGAACAGACGCGCTACAGACACACATAAAACATGACTGAGTCATTCAGACAACTCAGGGGACAACTTATAGTAATCAAACAGCACAGGGACTTAAGAACGTGAGTGTTTTTATGGAAACATTTACAGGCAATTTTGTAAAAAGTGCAAATCATGATTTGCATCTGCCtcatttatttgtgataaaaaaaactgcacaaaacaacTCCATAAggggtttaatatttttattttgcaataataatcataataaattattattagccATAGTAATATAAGCACAATTTTGGGCAAAACTGTGGCCAAGTAAAATTTTTTACCCAAATTGAGCAGCTCTACTCGCTGGTGTCCTAATGTGTTTTGCAGGCACAAGCATGCTTGCTTGCTTTTGGCTGGATGGAAATAGGCTAATGTGTGTGAAAAGCTCATATTTACAGATGAATGCCTTTGTGTTCAGGGATGCTGGGATGCATCTGAGAAACATCCTGAGTATTTGAACAAAAGAGGTCCGATGCTCCGTGTTCACGTTTGTTTTTCCTGTCTGAGTCTGTGAGCGTGATGCTCATACAGCACAGGAAGTTCACGTGGAAAGTGTCCTGCGGCTGTTCAGGACAAATAGCCACCGCAGCACTggtcagacagacagagtgagCATGCAGAACGGCCGACGCTCATGTGACCacaatgatgataatgatgaagaGCAGTAACTGGAGCAGAGGAAGAGTAGAGATGTGCTCTGATAAACAGCCCAAGCACTTGAATCACGATGACCTCATTACAGCGGTCACCTGACCTCTACACGGCGAACAAACCTAatgaacaagtgtgtgtgtgtgaggatgtttCCCATCTATCTTTCTGCATCAGTATGAGAGATCAATACAGACAGGacgagagacacacacagaggcagAGACAGCAGTTTAGTGCATACTGCGCAGTACATACTGAGGAGGACAGTATCAATctctgcagggctccagactgcaactaaaacagttgcatttgtgaccaaagatattaatttgggagagaagtttttgctgaggtcgccttTGGCGACTATATAAATTTACATGTTACGACTTAAACATTTGCACGTAATGcctttttcctgtttgttttgcGATCACATCTTTTGTTGACATAATAACCCAAGACGATGTGcagttttaatgaaaaatgagGTGTttcaaatagtatttttatttgaagaagAGTTTCGTTGAGTGCTCACCTTCTATGGGCAGCTCCAGTTGTGCAGCATGAGAGAGATCGAAAATGATGGAGACGTGCAaagtaaaagtgcagaaaatCAATGTCTATTTCATGCATAAACTACAACAGgaaaagctgtcagctgtgtggacattaacaatatcgttaacaattctcatttAGAATTGATACTAAAATGGCTCCTTTTATCAAGATCTTTAGTCAATATGTGTTCTCTTAATGCattaacttcattttatttttagcacacTTGCCGTCCAATAATCACTATAATTTTTGTGCTTCATCACCTCTTAATAAAGTATCAGTTTTAAAATTCTGccaaattcataatgaaattcaaacaataaataccgttttggcACTCTTTAATGCGACACGAGCAATTgttttagcacctcagttcaagccgCACGTGAACCCATCATGTCTTTCTCTTTAGTACTATagtacaaaacaaacatgaatggACATCAAAAATGTGTCACAATCACTCATTTAGTGTTTCAaacaaaagacaagaaaagatgagacaaacaCTTGACAGTATGACTGAAAAGTTAAagtgtttattctgtggcacccaAAAATAATTTGCCACTTAATTTTGTTTCTTATACGAGCCAATGGCTTTTTGTCTGAAGTCCTGCTTTGAGTAACTATTTATTAGGAAAGGCATAAAAGCCCATTGACttcaaggacaataactataatgattatctataaagttttaataatcctTCTAATTATTTGACAATATTGACCGACTTTTAAAAGCATCACATGACAAAACTGCAGAGCATGGTTATAATAAATAGAACCTTATTGtctgctggtgtggatgctaatataagTTATCGATCTTGATGTGAACGGGTCTTAATTTGTacagaaattcaaataaaaatttataaattaaataatagtgtGATAATGTTTGAATTCAAcgcaaatgcattacattttgaaTGCATCAGAGAACAGTTAATGTTTGAAATGCTAGTATACTACATGCTATTTGTGTCCTCACTACACGTGTTGTAATACCTCACTATGCAGGAAATAAACGTGTTTGAAGTTTGAATTAAACCAAGTGTAAAAATGAGTATCTTCTAGCAGTCTGATCAAATAATTAGTCAAGAAAGAGATTGCGGTTAATATCACTTCTCAGTTCAAAGAGTGTGTTGCATTGTGATTCTGTCAGATGCATTTGATCAGTGACATACTGCAAAAACAGTGTGACTACTGTAGTGGTCTGCAGCTCTGAACACAGCCACAGacgcatgcgtgtgtgtgtgtgggtgtgtgtgtttgtgtgcctgtgtgCAGCCGCTGCCTCAGGCCGAGCAGCTCAAGCGTTAATAATACATGTGTCTGGGTTAAAGTTGCATGGGACACATGGTCTTGTGCATTCACACACAGATAAGGCGTCTCGCTGCTCGCATGTAACACAACGCTTAGACATCAGATACACCTCTGCTGAGCTCGGACAGCATGAGTCAGGTCGTCATTGCAGGAAATGATGTCAAATCATGTTGCTCACAATGCTGACTGCAAACGCTTACATCCTGATGTGTGTCAGTGCACAACACTGGACAAAACACACACCTTCACAACATCATCAATGTTAATgctaactataatgataactgcaaccttaatgataactgtaacaatGATGCCTGTGATTATATTATTATGGTgatgttattgttaatgttaacaactaCAGctgtaaaactataataaaattataataataacttaatactcACGACTATAGCGATAAAATGGTAACTAAAATGGCAACTATGTTTACGATAACCAATAATAACCAtaacaactataataatatcaACAACACTGGCGTTTATCAGTAAAATGTTAACGATACCTTTGATAACTTATTTACATTACGGTTATTGTTACAactaatgataactatattaacaATTAGTGACAATAACTATATTGACATTTATAGTTATTGACATGTATATACTGATATTTATAACGAACACTAAAACACTAATGACTgtaataactataacaataactataatgattgTTATTGTCaatcaataatgataattataacacTGACAACAagttacacttcattttaaggtgtccttgtcacagtgtaataacacaaataacacaaaGTAATAGTTATTAACAACATATACCGACTATAGGGTTAGTTTTTTGTTAAAGGTTGAGTAAAGTACATGTAACAATGATCTTGTAAAATCCATATAATAAACACACTAACAGGCAGCAAATGATTCATATCAGGTGATGACAGTTTGAAACCTTCAACCGACTGCAAATCAGTCACCTGATAGAAAAACCAAACACTAATGTGCTGTGATGGACAGATGTGTGGTCATGTGACCGTCCAGTCCAGTAAATGTCAAATGCTGGATTATGAATATTCAAAGCTCTTCAAGCTTTAATCCTTTAACATGCATTTCTATGTTTAACAGAGAGCTGATGCCGGTCTCACAGGTCAGCACATGTGTCACGCATCCAGCTGCTGTTGTTCACCACACAGCGCTGCAGATAAGAGGGTCTGAGCGCGCTCACAATGTGGTCTAAATGCTCCCCTTAGGGCAGATGAGCTCATGTGTAAGGTTAAAACAGGACGCCGTACACACACAGAGCCCATAATAAACACAGACTCAATCTGACCGTGACGACGACCTCATTTTAGACGCACAGAGaggatttcacacacacacacacacacacacacacacacacacacacacacacacacacacacacacacacacacacacacagcacagcgAATGAACATCAGATTTGTTCTGAGCACATGCTTCTGTTGTGCATAACGAGTGTGTGTTATGTGCCGTGAGCTCTCTGTCACAGCAAATGAACTACTGTGGTTAAAAAGACAAAGCAACCCAGTGTGAGGCATTCTGCATGCATTTTCAATCTGTACTGAAGAAGAGCAACCAGCTGCTGTATTCAgtgtgaacaaaaaaataaaaataaaaatcataaaaatggccCATAATCCCCCTGCTGTGGTTCTCTCACCTGATGACAGTGGACACAGGTATGGGCGGACCTTTATCCTTCAGTTCCTGTACGTTCACCACCTGAGGAACTGTCTTGAGCGTGGACTCTGTCAGAGACGCTCCTGAAGAAAATGACAGAGACAGACtgtaataaacaatataactAGCAAACAATAATAATGAGCATGTATAGCCCACAGCAACAGAAGGGATCTTCTGACATCAAATTCATTTAGTACACATGTCATCTGCACATCCACGTGTTTCACAGCCTTCAATATGAGCACCAGGAAAAGTCAATAATTACTTTATTACACCATTATATAATGCTTTCGGGTGGTTGACATGTCACACTACAAAGAAGCATTCACTATTTTCCATTTGAAGTGAACAATGTTTTAAACACTACACAATATCACAAAAAAGTGAACAATTCTTAAAAACTCTATTCTTATACAACTAATAAATGTGGCTTTTATGAGTTTGTTTTCTTAGAAATGTACATGGAACGTAAAAAACCTAACAGgtgattaaattataaatagaaaTGGTAAAGAGACATAACCAACAATACACACTTTCACTCATACTGCAGGCTTGTACATTCATCTTgtaaaaaaaccccccaaaaaactttcatgagcatgtttatttatataaaacatttaagttCTAGaaaagtcttttctgctcaccaaggctgcatttatttgaacaaaaaaaagcattattagtttaaaataatggttttctatgtgaatatgttaaaatgtattttattgctgtgatcaaagttgattttttttagcatcattactccagtcttcagtgtcacatgatccttcaaaaaacatttctgattattatctgtTGTACTGCCTAACatttagtggaaactgtgatgcattttatttttcaagatttttttgatgaatagaaatttcaaaagaacagcatttatttgaaatatatatattatatatatatatatatatatatatatatattatatatatatatatatattattatatatatatatatatatatatatatatatatatatagatatatatatatatatatatattgttacattataacattataaatattttgttacattataaaccGTAAGGTACATCTACATCATACATCTACAACAACAATTAAGTCTGTTTAAAATAGTCCAAATATGCTGTAGGTCTGTTATACAGTGTCGCCCCCTAGTGTACAGATAAGACTGATGGATACTTACTGATAACTAATAATTATAAAGACTATAAAAGATCAGTTCCAAAGAGTTTAAAATCAATCACTGTCTGAAATGATGAAAACGTGTGTATGTTGTGTAAAAGTGGATTATAACAGATCTGTGAAGGACAGTATGTTTGTACCTGGTTTCTGGCTGGTCATGTGTCTGCTGAGGGCGGCTCTTCCTGCAGCCTGGGGGGCGGGGATTGTGGTGGGCGTGATCTTTTCTGTGGGCGGAGCTCCATGCTTAACTGTTTTTGTGGCTAATGCTGTGCTATCAGCACTGTCCATGTTTATCTTTGGTGCTGCAACACATGCAAGAGATGTTGTAAAGACCATAAACAAGACCAGAATCATGTGTTGAGGTACGGTTTGAACCTCACCGGGGCTAAAGACAGGTATGGGGACATTCTGGACTCTGCTGAATGGACTGGACTGCATACTGAAGCCTGGCTGTATGGAGGGTGTACGGACCACCGTGGGGTGTCTCGGGACGGAGGGCGTCAGCACCGGGATGGGTGCCGGCTCGTCCTCTTCCTCTGCCACTGCCAGTGAGTCCTCGGGCTCCAGAGGCTGAGACAGAGACGAACTGGAGCTCACCTCGTCCAGATCTTCGTAGAACTGAGGAGTCAGGAAGGCTGACCGTGACAGGTTGgctgagaaacagagagagatatATGAGACAAACACAGGGGTGTCTGGCATGTATTGTGCACAATACAATATCTCACACAGGTTGTTTTTgcaggaaaaatatataaataaataattaaaaataagaaacaccTTGATAGTCCAGGCTTTAGCTGCATGATGCAGACTAGCAGTTAGAATGGGCCCCTTTAAGTTTTTGTCTTATGTCACATGAGCGAGTATCAGTACGATTGGGATTTTATAAgttaatattgttacattttagacagtattgtctgttttttaCTCTATGAAAAACAATaccaaacaaagccaaaactgtCCGAGTAAACATCTCAGAGTAACACACAGAAGTGTTTCATTCTTGAATTAATCAGTCTTTTTGaataaatcaattattcatttgcTTCGTTCCTGAATGACTCACGCATTAAGACATCAAGGCATTGTTACATAAAACAAATTGttcaatatcaaaatattttggaaacattaatCTCATAGCATTATTTATGCAAATGTAATTTCAGTGTAAATATATCCAAGCACTGTTTTATAAAACGgagagttccggtccttgattggttgagccgtgttcaaagctgttgtaaattacactacaaacatacacctttgtttacttctgtgtgctGCTCGGCAAACACTTTGTTGGAACCAAAACTAAAAAGGTTAGAATAAAAagccttttttaaaaagaaaaaaattccctGTAAATCAATTTAAGATGGCAAAGGTCACCCTTTAATGACAATGTTTATTGTACACAATAAAGCAGCCAAGAACCAGCACCAAAACACCCAGCAAACACTGCCTTACAGCTatcaacaaaatcactaaaaatattgagatatcaaTTACTTTTTATTAGTGTAACACCCCTAGATGCACAATCACATCACAAGCACACACAGTTGATGTACCTGGAGCTGTGGAGCGAACCGGTGGGGTCTGTCGCTTTGACAGGAAGTTCCTCAGCTGAGACTGTTTGGCCGGGGTCATTttagctgcacacacacacacacacacacacacacacacacacacacagtgacatcagGAAGGTCAAATTAGAACAAAATCATCGCACTGCAACTCATCTGTgagtaggggtgctccgattaATCAGCTAGTGATCGCTATCGATGGATAATCGCTTTGGGGTGTTTGATCGGCTGTCTTTATAAAGGCCGATCTCAAAAGACCTATCTCAGGCTGATGACGTGCCTgccgtgagaggtttggcatgacatgcagcAGCACTGTCTCAGTCTGTCCGGCgcaggtgaaataattataatgctgaaggtgaggtacaattcgtatttcttcattaaataacttttaaagtaatttgaaaactttctgtgaggcataatttcacaaacagcgtgaGTGAATCACCGCGCGCATTCTCTTTCTCAAAATAcacaaatggcttcaaatcacatcttcactataaatataaattaataaatatataaaaataaatataaaaaatttttttttttgaaaaatgtctaaaaaatgctgccccccaccccccaaattAAAAATCCccttaaataaatatcttgtttttgttaaatttttttttaaaaatgaatttcaatatatgtatatattttaaaaaatcttgattggatcatcactaattttatatgatgaaaagaaggctttaaaaagatgtgtatcggcagatactgcttccTGTGATTGACGATCGGGTGATGGCCTCAataatcctgatcggagcacccctatcTGTGAGCAGACTCATCTTGAGGAAAATGGGCATGAACAATTCCGACTGTACTGTTGAACATGAGATGATGATCTGAGGTGAACACAAGCAGATCTTACATGGTGATTTGGCAGGAGCTTTAGCTGTCGTTTCAAGGCTGGCCTTCAGAAGAGCATCCTTCAAACTCTCCAGCACTGTCCAGACtgtaaaacacacagaacacGTGAATATGGATGCTTCCAGTTTCCCCCCAGGATGATGCTGCAAACGCATGTGAAATATAACGAAGGACACAAAGTGAGCTGGTGCTGGATAAGTGCACAATCCAAGTTGTATTAAACATGTTATTCACGAAATGCTTCAAACTAAATCATAAACCTATGTGGCTTTTTCTGCTGTCAGATGCGTGTGATATTCAGTGCATTGGAGACATGTTTTACATCTTACAGTGTTATACTCAtcagtaaattttacaaaaaagtattacCACTGTGAATAAATGAGTCTCCTGAGAGCAAGAATCATAAATAATTACCCCACCGAATCTACATTTAACTTCACAGATGTCAATGAATGAGTGCTGGTGCACGTGTCTGATGAAGAGCCATATGTCTCGACTCGAGAACAATCACTGATGATGAgaacatg encodes:
- the LOC109079925 gene encoding nuclear pore complex protein Nup214-like isoform X1, which produces MTPAKQSQLRNFLSKRQTPPVRSTAPANLSRSAFLTPQFYEDLDEVSSSSSLSQPLEPEDSLAVAEEEDEPAPIPVLTPSVPRHPTVVRTPSIQPGFSMQSSPFSRVQNVPIPVFSPAPKINMDSADSTALATKTVKHGAPPTEKITPTTIPAPQAAGRAALSRHMTSQKPGASLTESTLKTVPQVVNVQELKDKGPPIPVSTVISASVPAPAAQVVQQVLATAGANKNSFQGALSVSSPLAGTAQTTSGSFVFGGAAKIDAGASSSISEKNSKGFSFTAQSSGFSFAPPSQDTSNTQAKSSGLPGKFSFASSTGTNMTFGPVGSEEPFSFASKLSSPAQSVSSSTPPPEPSKLPQAPKPQGNAGETLGSFSGLRVGQSEEGKEALKTTLGFTFGQPGNGSTGFGFGSAQIKLAETGNSSELTGTAAEAPKITTAQGFGSSTFSFKPQEGTAPSFTIPSTSSFPTAATSFGSLLRAPLSETQTLPTKSLQPETMTSAEPAPSADTESKEPPAEPSPKPPTLSAPSAIPVTEAAAPTSTEPTTAPSNNPPTPPTLEVSSTPSPSVTPPSETPAPVSEPPAAEPVFDPAPETTSTSITTPAPQETPATTPSSAPTSEKPGSIFAPPSGGTDSLTVGAINLTSVVTSAASSAPSAAITTSAAPTPVFGQPTSAAPTTVFGSTVFGANSTTSGFGKPAFGQSPSTGFGQPAASGSASSFTFGQPAFSASSGFGQPVAATTTSVTNSGGGGLFGSSSTNSASSFSFGASATSSAASTGTGLFGQSSAPVFGQSSSGFGQGSMFGSNTTTASSSGFGFGQQPVFGSNPSNSSVFGQQASGAGGFGQAQSGGSLFGSNTGNTSSGSGFFSGLGGKPSEDAANKNPFGMPAAGGFGQPINTGPSNLFGNSGAKGFSFGSSSFGEQKPSGSFSSGAGSVATQGFGSFSTPTKSTGFGSAPAFGSPPSFGGSPAFGGSAGFGSAPSFSSPLGSSSGKVFGEGTTAANVGGFGFASPQSAPSFGSLAGSSAAPSFGSLVQQQQQQPPGFGAQSGAFSGFGSSGGKFTASKCFCYCASSYGHSRTSIRTYILAFYLIIPLPQYTKV
- the LOC109079925 gene encoding nuclear pore complex protein Nup214-like isoform X2, which produces MTPAKQSQLRNFLSKRQTPPVRSTAPANLSRSAFLTPQFYEDLDEVSSSSSLSQPLEPEDSLAVAEEEDEPAPIPVLTPSVPRHPTVVRTPSIQPGFSMQSSPFSRVQNVPIPVFSPAPKINMDSADSTALATKTVKHGAPPTEKITPTTIPAPQAAGRAALSRHMTSQKPGASLTESTLKTVPQVVNVQELKDKGPPIPVSTVISASVPAPAAQVVQQVLATAGANKNSFQGALSVSSPLAGTAQTTSGGAAKIDAGASSSISEKNSKGFSFTAQSSGFSFAPPSQDTSNTQAKSSGLPGKFSFASSTGTNMTFGPVGSEEPFSFASKLSSPAQSVSSSTPPPEPSKLPQAPKPQGNAGETLGSFSGLRVGQSEEGKEALKTTLGFTFGQPGNGSTGFGFGSAQIKLAETGNSSELTGTAAEAPKITTAQGFGSSTFSFKPQEGTAPSFTIPSTSSFPTAATSFGSLLRAPLSETQTLPTKSLQPETMTSAEPAPSADTESKEPPAEPSPKPPTLSAPSAIPVTEAAAPTSTEPTTAPSNNPPTPPTLEVSSTPSPSVTPPSETPAPVSEPPAAEPVFDPAPETTSTSITTPAPQETPATTPSSAPTSEKPGSIFAPPSGGTDSLTVGAINLTSVVTSAASSAPSAAITTSAAPTPVFGQPTSAAPTTVFGSTVFGANSTTSGFGKPAFGQSPSTGFGQPAASGSASSFTFGQPAFSASSGFGQPVAATTTSVTNSGGGGLFGSSSTNSASSFSFGASATSSAASTGTGLFGQSSAPVFGQSSSGFGQGSMFGSNTTTASSSGFGFGQQPVFGSNPSNSSVFGQQASGAGGFGQAQSGGSLFGSNTGNTSSGSGFFSGLGGKPSEDAANKNPFGMPAAGGFGQPINTGPSNLFGNSGAKGFSFGSSSFGEQKPSGSFSSGAGSVATQGFGSFSTPTKSTGFGSAPAFGSPPSFGGSPAFGGSAGFGSAPSFSSPLGSSSGKVFGEGTTAANVGGFGFASPQSAPSFGSLAGSSAAPSFGSLVQQQQQQPPGFGAQSGAFSGFGSSGGKFTASKCFCYCASSYGHSRTSIRTYILAFYLIIPLPQYTKV